From the Solanum pennellii chromosome 4, SPENNV200 genome, one window contains:
- the LOC107017739 gene encoding mediator of RNA polymerase II transcription subunit 13 isoform X2, with protein MWTNVFKIGGLHQISWFQFLPHESDVNSLVDKRVKPDKKDAATWLVLSSHLQLQKEGFLSTWTNSFVGPWDPSQGLYNPDEKIKLWLFFPGQHSSVVEKAQSAISKLRVLASGLWVAPGDSEEVAAALSQALRNCMERTLRGLSYVRYGDVFTKYRPFSQNEELFRKGQPVVEFVFAATEEAIFVHVIISAKHIRALSSGDIDKISENTSNVSVEGLPVIVSPHGMRGRLTGCCPADLVKQVYLSSGKFSASNGIVGLPCNVSQSSYQLKGQNCYVEVNLGSTAPGNNNIQESLNIQNNSSRPTMTEASAVANFVQSKIPDNCGRVLIYPPEAVLVPVVQTACARSSLKRFWLQNWIGPSLSFTSSFMHCFDFHCDAKVNSVDGSWLDANVIRSNRRYNSSSNSNSSSVSSISTSSSDSDYKTSGTGDLEADADSLMCRQSGLSSLDRSQNDNLKTGFKRSRAGISESFSQGGAVINPSTSDYASMDANNSAITEGSDQIGLQWGWDDDDRNAGMDIQALLSEFGDFGDFFENDALPFGEPPGTAEAQALMFPAADSVDVSSSPCPSMMDVQDQILLPVGFSSFDSFNQPPPPAILDSLSKHQEVIKSAAVTNQVNSASASIAGEFNHLIKAEALMSFAPEYGAVETPTGESSHSIFRNPYVPKSREVETANSSSNSYFYSATPPLSPCFDACEEKSSVTVNLKTGTGRHDTSSIVQSKKYYTHIESGKEKNDDKVSVYIRSCATRETQVAQSPFSGFNSTNSVKYIHNKTDKASEGLLKAGSSGQSIKPVLATEVECLMCQAFMCKIRHTLLSSSGCLPVGMSRMSGSTNRNQSQGEAVVTVDNMSSKSEMKKEIIPVRIAGDIDGGLLDGTLNAPVGVWRTVGVSKGTKQPTTGLESCHSVQHNSFIEDSMLAYGLRQPLQELLDGMTLLVQQATSFVDVALDADSNDGSYGWLALQEQWRRGFSCRPSMVHAGCGGVLASCHSLDIAGVELIDPLSADVQASFTLTLLQNDIKAALKSAFSTMEGPLSVVDWCKGRSQSNDGGISGDGFSAESTASASECRDSSSTISLSVGEPISPSQSSAGGSSSLRDGIRVDEASERRLSQDTCLSESEQLPGSRLRATLAAVPYPAILVGYQDDWLKTSPSSLQFWEKAPFEPYAMPKHMTYHVVCPDINALTTAATDFFQQLGTVYETCKLGTHSPQFMGNEMEIDSGKNASSGFVLIDCPQSMKIDSSSASMLGSISDYFLSLSNGWDLESYLKSLSKVLRNLKLSSCMTMNPKEGSTGPCTVVYVVCPFPEPLAVLQTVIESSIAVGSVVLSSDKERRSTLHNQVGKALSYSAAVDEALSNVLTLSGFCIPKLVLQIVTVDAIFRVTSPALSELVILKEIAFTVYNKARRISRGSPSDMVQSSSMPGRSHPVLMQMNSPVPGMWKDCVGPRGIGTSLQRDADLDANLRPGSWDNWQASRGGGLGCEPNRIGDFSFQDEIRYLFEPLYILAEPGSLDRGLSFPMSGNPMTESSKLLLDDGSSGSFMQSSASSGGGDTGLNTQSETSVPDGFGSAHQKSLPSLHCCYGWTEDWRWLVCIWTDSRGELLDNHIYPFGGISSRQDTKGLQSLFVQILQQGCQILQSCPPEAAIAKPRDFVIARIGCFLELECQEWQKALYSIGGSEVKKWSLQLRRSVPDGMTASSNGTSLQQQEIGGLGQPSTRKQLIGGQGVVDNSRGLLQLVQSISFVSLSIDHSLQLMIQADSTSHGTSQSSGIMSQPGYLEGYTPVKSLGSTSTSYILIPSPSMRFLPPVSLQLPTCLTAESPPLAHLLHSKGCAIPLSTGFVVSKAVPTMRRDVRSISKEEWPSVLSVSLVDYYGGSNVIHEKFLKGVGKVGGRGTGSETRDVEIATHLILENIAAELHALSWMTVSPAYLERRSALPFHCDMVLRLRRLLHFADKEVSRQPVKSQV; from the exons ATGTGGACAAATGTGTTCAAGATC GGTGGTTTACATCAAATATCTTGGTTTCAGTTTCTTCCTCATGAATCTGATGTTAACTCTCTAGTGGACAAGAG GGTGAAACCGGATAAGAAAGACGCTGCCACATGGCTCGTGCTCTCATCGCATCTACAATTGCAGAAGGAAGGATTTCTCAGCACATGGACCAATTCTTTTGTTGGACCTTGGGACCCATCTCAGGGTCTTTACAACCCTG ATGAGAAGATCAAGCTCTGGCTTTTTTTCCCTGGGCAACATTCATCTGTTGTTGAAAAGGCACAGTCAGCTATATCCAAATTGAGAG TTCTGGCATCAGGTCTCTGGGTGGCACCTGGAGATTCAGAAGAGGTTGCTGCTGCGCTATCTCAGGCCTTAAGGAACTGCATGGAAAG AACACTCAGGGGACTTTCATATGTTAGATACGGAGATGTATTTACAAAATACCGTCCATTTTCACAGAATGAAGAGTTGTTCAG GAAGGGGCAACCAGTGGTTGAGTTCGTATTTGCTGCTACCGAAGAGGCTATCTTTGTCCACGTTATTATATCTGCAAA GCATATACGAGCACTTTCAAGTGGTGACATTGATAAAATATCAGAGAATACATCTAATGTCTCTGTCGAGGGGCTTCCAG TTATTGTCTCACCTCATGGAATGCGTGGGAGGCTAACTGGATGTTGCCCAGCTGATCTTGTGAAACAAGTGTATCTCAG TTCTGGCAAGTTTAGCGCTTCAAATGGTATTGTTGGGCTACCATGCAATGTTTCTCAATCTAGTTATCAGCTTAAGGGACAGAATTGCTATGTTGAAGTTAACCTTGGTTCCACTGCACCGGGAAACAACAATATACAAGAAAGTTTGAACATACAAAATAATTCATCAAGGCCTACCATGACAGAAGCCTCTGCAGTGGCCAATTTTGTTCAGAGTAAAATACCAGATAACTGTGGAAGAGTGCTTATTTACCCGCCCGAGGCCGTTCTTGTCCCAGTGGTGCAAACAGCATGTGCTAGATCATCTCTGAAAAG ATTTTGGCTGCAGAACTGGATTGGGCCCTCATTGTCCTTTACATCCTCCTTTATGCATTG TTTTGATTTTCATTGCGATGCCAAAGTCAATTCGGTGGATGGTTCTTGGCTTGATGCAAATGTCATACGCTCTAATCGGCGTTATAACAGTAGCAGTAACAGCAATAGTAGTAGTGTTAGCAGCATAAGTACCTCTTCTAGTGATAGTGATTACAAGACCTCAGGAACTGGTGATCTTGAAGCAGATGCTGATTCTTTGATGTGTAGGCAGTCTGGATTATCTTCTTTGGATCGATCTCAAAATGACAATCTTAAGACG GGCTTTAAGAGGTCGCGAGCTGGAATTTCTGAGTCATTTAGTCAGGGAGGAGCAGTGATCAATCCATCAACAAGTGATTATGCCTCAATGGATGCTAATAATTCTGCAATTACTGAAGGAAGCGATCAGATTGGGCTTCAGTGGGGTTGGGATGATGATGATAGAAATGCAGGGATGGATATTCAGGCACTTCTCTCAGAGTTTGGAGATTTTGGTGACTTCTTTGAGAATGATGCTTTGCCATTTGGAGAG CCTCCAGGAACTGCAGAGGCTCAGGCTCTTATGTTTCCTGCAGCAGATAGTGTGGATGTTAGTAGCAGCCCCTGTCCTTCGATGATGGATGTGCAAGATCAAATTCTTTTGCCAGTAGGTTTTTCATCCTTTGATAGCTTTAATCAACCACCACCCCCAGCAATTCTGGATTCACTGAGCAAACATCAGGAAGTTATAAAAAGTGCTGCAGTTACTAATCAAGTAAATAGTGCTTCAGCATCTATTGCTGGTGAATTCAATCACTTAATTAAAGCTGAAGCTCTCATGTCATTTGCTCCCGAGTATGGAGCAGTTGAAACCCCTACAGGGGAGAGCTCCCATTCGATTTTCAGGAATCCCTATGTTCCGAAGTCTCGGGAAGTGGAGACTGCGAATTCAAGCTCAAACAGCTATTTCTACTCAGCAACCCCACCTTTGTCGCCTTGCTTTGATGCATGTGAGGAGAAGTCCAGTGTGACTGTAAACCTCAAAACAGGTACCGGGAGGCATGATACAAGCTCCATTGTTCAATCAAAGAAATATTACACTCATATTGAAAgtggaaaagagaaaaatgacgATAAGGTATCTGTTTATATACGTAGTTGTGCTACACGTGAGACTCAAGTAGCACAGTCTCCGTTTTCTGGTTTTAATTCGACAAACTCTGTTAAATATATCCACAATAAAACCGATAAAGCCAGTGAAGGGCTACTAAAAGCAGGCAGCTCTGGTCAATCAATAAAACCTGTGCTAGCAACAGAAGTTGAATGCCTTATGTGCCAGGCATTTATGTGTAAGATACGGCATACACTATTATCTTCAAGCGGCTGCCTTCCTGTAGGCATGAGCAGGATGTCAGGGAGTACCAATAGAAACCAGTCACAAGGTGAAGCAGTGGTCACTGTGGACAATATGTCAAGCAAATCTGAGATGAAGAAAGAAATAATACCAGTTAGGATAGCTGGTGATATTGATGGAGGATTACTGGATGGGACTCTTAATGCGCCAGTTGGTGTGTGGCGCACTGTTGGAGTTTCTAAGGGAACGAAGCAACCAACAACTGGTCTAGAATCTTGCCACTCTGTTCAGCATAATTCTTTCATTGAGGATAGTATGCTAGCTTATGGGCTAAGGCAACCGCTTCAGGAACTCCTAGATGGGATGACTTTACTTGTGCAGCAAGCTACATCTTTTGTTGATGTTGCACTAGATGCCGATAGCAATGATGGATCTTATGGTTGGCTCGCACTGCAGGAGCAGTGGAGGCGTGGCTTTTCATGTCGACCATCCATGGTTCATGCAGGTTGTGGGGGAGTATTGGCTTCCTGTCATTCACTGGATATTGCTGGTGTGGAGCTTATTGATCCACTTTCAGCTGAT GTTCAGGCATCATTTACCCTCACTCTGCTGCAGAATGATATAAAAGCAGCTCTGAAATCTGCTTTCAGTACAATGGAAGGTCCTTTATCTGTTGTTGATTGGTGCAAAGGTCGCAGTCAATCAAATGATGGGGGAATATCTGGTGATGGTTTTTCTGCAGAGTCCACTGCAAGTGCAAGTGAATGTCGAGATTCTTCGAGTACCATATCATTGTCTGTTGGAGAACCTATAAGTCCATCTCAGTCCTCTGCTGGTGGATCATCTAGTTTGAGGG ATGGAATTAGGGTGGATGAGGCAAGTGAGCGCAGATTAAGCCAAGACACTTGTCTATCAGAGTCGGAGCAGCTTCCAGGATCAAGGCTTAGGGCAACATTGGCTGCGGTACCGTATCCTGCTATACTTGTTGG ATATCAAGACGATTGGCTTAAGACGTCACCTAGTTCTCTTCAGTTCTGGGAGAAGGCACCTTTTGAGCCTTATGCGATGCCCAAGcat ATGACATATCACGTTGTCTGCCCAGACATCAATGCTCTAACAACAGCTGCAACTGATTTTTTCCAACAGCTTGGAACTG TTTATGAGACATGCAAACTGGGAACTCATTCGCCTCAATTTATGGGAAATGAGATGGAGATAGATTCTGGCAAGAATGCATCTTCTGGTTTTGTTCTGATTGATTGCCCCCAGTCAATGAAGATAGACAGCAGTAGTGCATCTATGCTGGGATCAATCAGTGATTACTTTCTGTCCCTTTCCAATGGATGGGATTTAGAAAGCTATTTGAAGTCGCTCTCAAAAGTTCtcagaaatttaaaacttagtTCATGCATGACCATGAATCCGAAAGAAGGAAGTACTGGTCCATGTACG GTGGTATACGTGGTTTGCCCTTTCCCTGAGCCTCTTGCGGTTCTACAGACGGTGATTGAATCTTCTATTGCTGTTGGATCTGTGGTTCTTTCTTCAGATAAAGAGAGGCGGTCTACGCTGCACAATCAAGTCGGGAAGGCCTTAAGTTACTCAGCAGCTGTGGATGAGGCACTCTCAAATGTTTTAACACTTTCTGGGTTTTGTATTCCTAAACTGGTATTGCAGATTGTCACCGTTGATGCAATTTTTAGGGTTACAAGCCCTGCTCTGAGTGAGCTTGTCATACTGAAGGAAATTGCTTTCACAGTTTATAACAAAGCCCGCAGAATATCTCGAGGGTCCCCCAGTGACATGGTTCAGTCGTCATCCATGCCCGGTAGATCTCATCCAGTCCTGATGCAAATGAACTCCCCAGTTCCAGGAATGTGGAAGGACTGTGTTGGTCCTCGAGGCATAGGAACTTCCCTTCAGAGAGACGCTGACCTTGATGCAAACCTAAGGCCTGGTAGTTGGGACAACTGGCAAGCATCAAGAGGGGGAGGTCTTGGATGTGAGCCAAACAGGATCGGGGATTTTTCTTTTCAGGATGAAATTCGTTATTTGTTTGAGCCCCTTTACATTCTTGCTGAACCAGGTTCATTGGATCGTGGACTTTCATTTCCGATGTCGGGTAATCCAATGACTGAATCTTCAAAGCTTTTGTTGGATGATGGTTCAAGTGGAAGTTTTATGCAGAGTTCAGCTTCTTCAGGTGGTGGAGACACTGGACTGAACACTCAGTCTGAAACATCTGTACCAGATGGTTTTGGATCTGCACATCAAAAATCACTTCCAAGCCTGCATTGTTGTTATGGTTGGACTGAAGATTGGCGCTGGCTGGTGTGTATATGGACAGATTCCAGGGGAGAATTGCTTGATAATCATATATATCCATTTGGGGGAATAAGTAGTAGGCAGGATACGAAAGGTCTGCAATCTTTGTTTGTGCAAATTCTGCAACAAGGATGTCAGATACTTCAGTCATGTCCACCTGAGGCTGCCATTGCCAAGCCTAGGGATTTTGTCATTGCTCGTATAGGATGCTTCCTTGAGCTTGAATGCCAGG AATGGCAGAAAGCCCTGTATTCAATTGGGGGATCTGAGGTGAAGAAATGGTCTCTGCAGCTAAGGCGATCTGTGCCTGATGGAATGACTGCAAGTAGTAATGGGACATCCTTGCAGCAACAGGAAATAG GTGGCTTAGGTCAACCATCCACAAGGAAGCAGTTAATTGGCGGACAGGGTGTAGTGGACAACTCCAGGGGCTTACTTCAGTTGGTGCAAAGCATTAGTTTTGTCTCTCTTTCTATTGACCATTCCTTACAGCTTATGATTCAAGCGGACTCGACAAGTCATG GGACAAGTCAAAGTAGTGGCATTATGAGTCAGCCAGGTTATCTTGAAGGTTATACCCCAGTTAAGTCCCTTGGTTCTACGTCCACCTCCTACATTCTAATTCCGTCACCCAGTATGAGATTCCTACCTCCTGTCAGTCTTCAGCTTCCTACTTGCCTGACTGCTGAATCACCACCACTCGCCCATCTTCTCCACAGCAAGGGATGTGCCATTCCCCTTTCAACAGGTTTTGTGGTTTCAAAAGCAGTACCTACAATGAGGAGAGATGTAAGGAGTATCTCAAAAGAAGAATGGCCCTCAGTTCTTTCTGTCAGCCTCGTTGATTACTATGGTGGCAGCAACGTCATCCATGAAAAGTTTTTGAAGGGTGTTGGTAAGGTTGGGGGAAGGGGTACAGGTTCGGAAACAAGAGATGTTGAAATAGCAACTCACTTGATTCTTGAGAACATAGCTGCAGAGCTCCATGCTTTATCATGGATGACTGTAAGTCCGGCATACTTGGAGAGAAGATCTGCTTTGCCTTTTCATTGTGACATGGTATTAAGGCTTCGGAGACTGCTTCACTTTGCCGATAAGGAAGTTTCTCGGCAACCTGTGAAAAGCCAAGTTTAG